atcgggaaatttttcgtattttgcgcgctcggctcgaccatttgggaggaagttgggtggatgaagtgccgggcgttctGTGGGCCATCCGGActaccccaaaggaaggaacgggtgtcacgcctttccatctggtgtacggcggcgaagcggtgattcctgttgaagtcggcgtcgatttcgcccggatccagaattatgatgatggcaaTGCCGAGCGtaggaacatggagctagatttggttgacgaggagcgagccaaggcatccgtccggctgatggcgtaccggcaacggatgaagcaaaactacaaccggcatGTCATCCCTAGGTCttttcaggtcggcgaccttgtctggaagaaagtgaagtcggtcggcgacgtccgCAAGctagaagctctttgggtgggcCCCtttaaaatcatcgaaaagctccgctcgaacgcttattatttggaagacgaagatgggcggcagctggatcggccgtggagagcgaatcatctccagccttatcgagctgggtgaaaggtgcactgatgtaactcatttttgtgtatattttggtcgcccatgtccttataatgcaggaagcaaaaatgattcaaaggatggctaatgtgttcgccgagcggctgtgttaaagttagcctttaagaccgtcgagctccgacgttaaaaatcgagagacgagccggcgtctataaacctgccgagcggaagaccgtcgagctccgacgttaaaaatcgagagacgagccggcgtctataaatcctccgagcggaagaccgtcgagctccgacgttaaatatcgagagacgagccggcgtcaatccgagcggaagaccgccgagctccgacgttaaatatcgagagacgagccgcctataaactcgctgagcgaagaccgccgagtccgacgttaaaatcgagacgagccgtggTCTATaaaccgccgagcggaagaccgccgagctccgacgttaaaatcgagacgagccggcctataaatCCTCTCgaagcgaagaccgccgagctcctgCTAAAATCGAGACAAGAAGGCGTTATAAACCGCTGaagcgaagaccgtcgagctccgacgttaaaaatcgagagacgagccggcgtctataaacctgccgagcggaagaccgtcgagctccgacgttaaatatcgagagacgagccggcgtctataaacctgccgagcggaagaccgtcgagctccgacgttaaaaatcgagagacgagccggcgtctataaacctgccgagcggaagaccgtcgatctccgacgttaaaaatcgagagacgagccagcgtctataaacctgccgagcggaagaccgtcgagctccgacattaaaaatcgagagacggatcgtcgtctataaaccttccgaccgGATGGTAGTCGAGTTCCGACGATAAAATTCGATGTTAAAAGACGGCCAACCGGAGCCTGTAAGGCCGTCGGACGAATGGCTATCTGCATGGTCCTCGGTTAAAAGGGCCGAACTGTGATCGGGCCAACTGTAATAGCGAGAATGAAGCCATCGTATGGTCGGGCGGCTCCTTTACAAAATGTACTTTGATGTGGGAAAATTATGACCGAAACGAAAGTTAGAGATTGGACGCTGGTCGAgcaaacaaataacaaaagaaAATTCATTCACGCCAAGCGGCGGACAggcaaaatttataatatttgccCCGAGCGTCAAGCATACAGAAGATCGTAGATACTTGAAAGAAACCTCACAGACCCTCATTCAcagtcatcaaaattaaaaagagagtcggggatggagcccatcatggtcgCTAGATCTTCGAGAGGGACGGACAGCTCGGCAGGtatgtggcccttggtcttcatatagtccaccgccactttgatcgcctcttcaaaagttaaggacagcttgtcgctgaacttttcaccaaattcatccgagcggacgaatgctcTGCGCACTTCCGTCAACCGACCgggctccccatcttgatattctttaagagtTGCTCCGGAAGCGTCAAGGGCCGCTTGGAGATCTGTCAAAGCTCCTTCCGCTTTAActgatcggccgagcggccctcccgttCAGTCTTCAGCAAGGCGTCCAAGTCCTTCACCCCGCTGCTCTAACCCCCGGTTCTCTACCTTTATCAtatccatgtcatcgatggcttTAAGCTTCCAGGTGGTCGCAGTCTTTATTtccttgtcccgctgcttgaccaagGCTTCGAGGCGGGCCACTTCGCTCGTCAAGCCGGAAGACTtaccccgttcggcttccagcaaccttttggccttctccagagcggtcgtcGATTGTCTGCTTTCTCCCGcggctttgagctttttcagctcgtcctccagctcggccagtcgATTGCTGATGGCAATATGCTCCACTCAGTTCTGCGAACGGATATGAACAAGTTAGAAACTGCGAACGGATCCAAAATAACCAACAAAGcaaaagaacataccccggtcgcctgttgtaaaTTGCTGTCGCCGTGCTGACTAGGAGTCATCATGGCAATTCAgagccgagcatcctcccaggctttggcaagaggacccgtaagggtaatctgctgctcggggaccactggccgatcagcagccgccATGTATTCCTCCGACGGAAGACGCAGGACAGTCTTTATCAATctcgggccgctcggatcaccctGCGACGCagcggccttaccggacggctcaccggtggaggaagaaggaaggtCGCCCAATCGCCTGAGACGTCGCATGGTTCGGggaggactggagggcggcatttcagaggtagcccttggagagccgcGCGGCGTGGGGGTACTCTCTATAGAGACCGTCCCGGATAGCACTGGAGCTTCTTCGCCCCGCTCGGACTGCGAttcatcagatggagttggttgagatgctggctctggccgtctgcgcttTCGAGTTGCCAGGGGAACgtcgtcggccgaacgaccctctacctcGACTTGAGTAGAAGGCTCTAGATCGCCCGCGGCCTCGCCGAGAGAGGCAggagcgtctaaggcttcggAAGCACCCTGAGTCCCCTCATCTTCTccgccggccggatcagctgaGGCCAAGTTCCGTTAGGCGACCTCCTTATTCTTGGCCGCCTCTATCTCAGCGGCTCtcagtttcagccgctcggtagccttggcgcgccacatgacttcagctgcagaagcaaagaataaatcagttagaacaaaagaaacgggaagataagagaacttactcatgctgcaaggcagatcggctgggatagaagacaagccgaatagatgcagtactcccggaaggagcagcttgtcgatgtgatatcgctggccgaccagccggtcggctgcatgaaggtaggccggatcgcccctgaacttgccaagctccggttgcgctggcatcgccgtttGCCATTTGATGCGAAAGGTCGGTGGCTCGGGGAAACACACGTAGAAAAAGtgctctttccaatgtttgttggagcttggcatgttatcaaaaaggacgaaacctatcctagattggaaaacaaaagtaccccattcggcttgcttagggtagtaaaAGTAGTGAAAAATTTTGGAGTTTAGgggaatgttgttcagtttaaacagaactatcaccccgctcagcagcctgacGGAATTCAGaactagttggccgagcgggatgcgaaagtagttgcaaacttgcaagaaaaacttatggggtggaaagcgtagcccgaccaaaaattggtctcggaagaaaaaaacggtgccgggcggcggttcatggggccggtcggccggtgtggctaatactatgtggtggtcggaagggatgtcataagtccgagcgaggcgcagcgcgtcctcctcgtcaaaccggctctccatggtcgtgtaccagagaccaggagtgCCGCCGGTTGAATGTGAGGTACTAGTCATGGTGTAGGGCAGGGAACGAACGTGGaatgaaaggaaaaggaaataaagcaaGGAAAGAAGAGGGCAGAATGATAGAGACGACTaacaggaagaaaaggagggagGAAGCGATGAAAAGAAAGGCTTACAAGCAAAAGGATGGTCGCAAGgggcttcgggtcgtcggagaagCGAGGTTGCCGGAGAAGAAAGGAGCGGTGAGGCGTCGAGGATCGATGAAGTTGAAATGCGACGAAGAGGAGAAATCGCGAGCTTTACAATGACGGCCGCGAGCAGCTTCCAtcgtccgattcaggtcgtgaagaacgaggccatcatccagccgttcatttcaaacggcggctgccCCATCGGAGGTAGCGCCACCGCCATATGCTGACAAAAGTgggatcgccacgtgtcagcaggatacagGGCACATTTAATAAGCACCCTTACTGCACGTAGCGCACGTGATTGGCAGTAAAAGAGAGGATTCGGCAGggattccaagggaatacaaggcacgggcaagacaccGCCGACCGGATGAGCATTCCTATGCATGGCCGAGCGGACTAGTGTAGcggtcgttactcagtcagatcggcagtccagtcagtcggacttcgcctccttcgactagacttgagggggaggcaagtgatccggcggttagggcaggagACTCTCATTTTgagaggtcaacgccacgtgaaagtcaaagggccaggtggtcgaccGAAGAAgaatgggccgacctcccggccggccggccgatgaATAGCCGATagcaaaaggcgccctgacaggggtaggggttccggcgctcgactgaacagtaacgaagggccgagcggaagtcatgctcggccgaagacataaggtaataTACTGCTAGTAGTCCCTACATAACACCTTACCaaagatctccccagcataccgatgcagACGGCAgaccggacgtgatgtgagtgtcgTCCGGCCGGGCGTAAGATGAGTGCCGaccggacggacgccccgtccagccggccggacgatGCCCTGGCATGgggtagggagagaaggacaaggaacatcttatgacagcagtcaagtcctatgactaggccatactccaagcctggcgacgaggtgttctgctgttccatcgaagacgtgcctggactgtagcaatatggtgtcaggtaagctttctcacaaacacataccgaggtatgagctagggacacgtgtttgcctcggtaggtgtgcgtgagctctttcaccgctctatataagaagccttatacttcgccggaggtacgcgttctacaatatttggagccacttcttcactactcgcttacctgacttgagcgtcggagggtcgtcgtcgggaaacccttcccggcccgacttctttgcaggttcgccggaggttcctgcgaccagtcggagatctacgtcatcgacccggagagcgccacgtgcccagcgtccgttgattcagctttcggacaggatcaggagatattgttggtacaattgtccccaggtcaaagttgaccaatttagctcaaacttgagttttgatgtttgacactatATGGAGATTACATGTGCAATTATCTATTAGGGAGAATGTTGATGTAAGTCTCCTATGGTTAAAGACTGACCAATTTAAAGTGAGAGAGTAGTCAAGTAGCTCAAGGTTGAGTAAGGGCAAGACCAACAGGatggttgacaaaagaagaaaaaccaaatgagtcaatgttgaccagacacttcgtgtgaaaagtcctggtgagtgaagccagacagatggaaagtcctggtgagtgaagttagatagttgataagtcttggtgagtgaattgGATGTGctaaaaagtcctggtgagtgaagtcaggtagttggaaaatccaagtgagtgaagctaggtagtgaggaaaccctggtgagtgaaaccaagtgggaaaatcttagtgagtgaagccaagtgaaaaaatcctagtgagtgaagataggtggtgaaaagtcctggtaaaTGAAGTCAGACATTTGAAAATCCAAGTTGATCAAAGATTAACTGTGTAATTAGAtctttattgttttattttctattattgaAGTTGACATAACTAGATCTttgttgttttattttcctttattcgAGTTCATACATGTTCTAAAATTCATataacaagtgatatcaaagctacaattgtttcatttttttttatatcaataaCGTTTTTTTATAGCAATAACGTTAGGATTTTTCATCAATTTCATTATTTCTATGCTGGATTATGTTTTGCTAATGTAAAATGATGTTTGTTTGTAAAACCTTAGATTTAAGTTCTTGACGGTCCCAGATCTAGGACATGTTTGATTGAATATTATTATTGATAATCTTATTTATCTATCTGAGCTTATGCTATTTAAACATGTTTATTTAAGTAATGAATGATTTTCAGATAATAGAATATGTTCGTCAGTAAATGAGgcatataatttaaaatataattaccTCATAAGTTTGAGGTTTCACATAATTATAGGGTTAATAACAAAATTATCCTAAAATTATCCTCCGATTTATACCCTTTGAACAAAAATTTCTCTAAAATTTTATCAAATCTCCATTCATCCAAATTTTTATTACAttatctaaattgaaataaataatattaaaatatattttattccaCATTACAttaatcacataatcaaatttATGTATGATAACTTAATCAAATCCATAGCGTTTGGAAAGTGATTTTAGGATAATTTAGgagagaaaataatttttaatttcaatataGATGTTCTGATtgtaaaatagaatttttaaagatattttagcATTAATGAAACTTTGAGGAGCAAATCATAATTATTAAATTATGAGGGGAATATTAAAAATTACCTTTCTCCAACCCGTTCGCTGACGGGAATACAGGATTTATATGCCATCGAACCCTGACCGCCATCCACCGCCGCTCCGCCGCTATGGAAACCGACAAGGTGCCGTCTTCCACCACCAACGCAGCTCCTCTCGTTCTTTCCTCCCTTCCTAACCAAAACCCTAACCTTACTGCTGGTGGCTCCGACGATTCCTCCTCCGCGCCGAAGCGGATCTCCGCTACGGCTCCGAAGCGCTTTGTGAAATCGCACATCCCCGAATCTATCCTTTCCGATCCCTCCATCAACGCTGCCGCCGCCCTCCTCCCGTCCAACTATGACTTCGAGGTCCATAAGACCGTCCACCGCATCGCTTCTTCCGGCACGCGCCGCCCCGCGCTCCAGCTCCCCGACGGCCTCCTCATGTACGCCCTTCCCATCGCCGACATCCTCCAATCGGCCGCCGACACCCGCCTCGACGAAGTCCTCATCCTCGCCGACCCCACCTACGGCGCCTGCTGCCTCGACGACTTCGCGGCCTCCGCACTCTCCGCCGACCTCCTCGTCCACTACGGACACTCCTGCCTCGTCCCCGTCCCCACCTCGCGCCtccctgtcctctatgtcttcgTGGACATTCGCGTCGACACCGATCGCCTCGTCCAGGCCGTCCGCTCCGCCTTCCCTTCTTCGTCCAAGCTCGCCCTCGCCGGAACCATCCAATTTGTCGCGGCCGTGCATTCTGCAAGGTCACTCCTTTCGGCCGATGGCTACGATATCACTGTCCCCCAGGCGAAGCCGCTCTCCCCTGGCGAAGTTCTTGGATGTACCGCCCCGACGATCCCCCGGTCCAAGGGTATTGATGCAGTCGTGTTTGTGGCGGACGGCCGGTTCCACCTCGAGGCATTCATGATAGCCAATCCTGAAATCCCTGCATTCCGCTATGATCCCTTCCTTGGCGTGCTGGTTCTCGAGAAATATGACCATGAGGGGATGAAGAGGGCAAGGAAAGATGCCATATTGGCAGCCAGGGAAGCCAAAAGGTGGGGAATCATACTCGGAACACTCGGGAGGCAGGGTAATACAAGGGTATTGGACAGAGTGTTGGATCATATGGAGGAGAAGGGTCTTGAGTCGACCACGGTGCTCATGTCGGAGATATCACCTGCTAGGATTGCGCTGTTTGGGGACTCCATAGATGCTTGGGTACAAATTGCTTGCCCAAGACTTTCAATTGATTGGGGGGAGGGCTTCACCAAGCCTTTGCTGACAACATTTGAGTTGGACATTGCACTAGGATATGTTC
This window of the Zingiber officinale cultivar Zhangliang chromosome 3B, Zo_v1.1, whole genome shotgun sequence genome carries:
- the LOC121967404 gene encoding 2-(3-amino-3-carboxypropyl)histidine synthase subunit 1-like, producing METDKVPSSTTNAAPLVLSSLPNQNPNLTAGGSDDSSSAPKRISATAPKRFVKSHIPESILSDPSINAAAALLPSNYDFEVHKTVHRIASSGTRRPALQLPDGLLMYALPIADILQSAADTRLDEVLILADPTYGACCLDDFAASALSADLLVHYGHSCLVPVPTSRLPVLYVFVDIRVDTDRLVQAVRSAFPSSSKLALAGTIQFVAAVHSARSLLSADGYDITVPQAKPLSPGEVLGCTAPTIPRSKGIDAVVFVADGRFHLEAFMIANPEIPAFRYDPFLGVLVLEKYDHEGMKRARKDAILAAREAKRWGIILGTLGRQGNTRVLDRVLDHMEEKGLESTTVLMSEISPARIALFGDSIDAWVQIACPRLSIDWGEGFTKPLLTTFELDIALGYVPGWWEKEQVRVSVNAEPNTCKEESCSCSRNCEPKLSDCNCKSDAHTGYPMDYYAQDGGDWNSSYVKKKPPSSGIRLQRRIGRQSGVKT